The Arthrobacter burdickii genome window below encodes:
- a CDS encoding amidohydrolase family protein produces the protein MAAAAQHGPRAARSPAECSAFRRARGDRQRAGAPTAGSARLTRSPAGTLRAGTPADLAVLSAAPFGLDPAGPRTVGADLTVVGGRVVFERKGTVAGSVARVRSDFNSLCSVGAVL, from the coding sequence CTGGCAGCCGCGGCACAACATGGCCCACGTGCAGCTCGTTCACCCGCAGAATGTTCAGCGTTTCGGCGAGCTCGGGGTGACCGTCAACGCGCAGGCGCTCCCACGGCCGGGTCCGCCCGCCTGACGCGATCGCCGGCAGGTACTCTGCGCGCAGGAACTCCCGCCGATCTCGCCGTGCTGTCGGCAGCCCCCTTCGGGCTGGACCCGGCCGGCCCGCGCACGGTCGGGGCGGACCTGACCGTCGTGGGTGGGCGCGTGGTCTTCGAGCGGAAGGGCACCGTTGCAGGGTCCGTAGCGCGGGTCCGTTCGGACTTCAACAGCCTGTGCAGCGTCGGGGCCGTGCTGTAG
- a CDS encoding aldo/keto reductase has protein sequence MRYVKLGSTGLDISPLALGCMSYGTPDRGNHAWTLPEEESRPLIRAAVDAGINFFDTANVYSDGSSEEIVGRALAEFTRREDTVIATKVHGRMHEGPNGAGLSRKAILAELDNSLRRLGTDYVDLYQIHRFDPETPLEETLEALHDVVKAGKVRYIGASSMYAWQFSKALYLQRINGWTRFVTMQDHYNLINREEEREMYGLCADQGIGVLPWSPLARGKLARPWDETTSRSESDSFGKTLYGTLDSDRRVSDAVGAVAEARGVPRAQVALAWVSRNPVVSAPIVGVGKPRHLEDALASLDLELTEDEVRALEEHYVPHALVGF, from the coding sequence ATGCGCTACGTGAAACTCGGCTCCACAGGCCTCGACATCTCGCCGCTCGCCCTCGGATGCATGAGCTACGGCACCCCCGACCGCGGGAACCACGCATGGACCCTGCCCGAGGAGGAGAGCCGCCCCCTCATCCGGGCCGCCGTCGACGCCGGCATCAACTTCTTCGACACCGCGAACGTCTACTCGGACGGATCCAGCGAGGAGATCGTCGGACGCGCCCTGGCGGAGTTCACGCGTCGCGAGGACACCGTGATCGCGACGAAGGTCCACGGCCGGATGCACGAGGGGCCGAACGGCGCAGGGCTGTCGCGGAAGGCGATCCTGGCGGAGCTGGACAACAGCCTCCGGCGCCTGGGGACGGACTACGTGGACCTCTACCAGATCCACCGCTTCGACCCCGAAACACCCCTGGAGGAGACCCTCGAAGCGCTGCACGACGTCGTGAAGGCGGGCAAGGTCCGCTACATCGGTGCGTCGTCGATGTATGCCTGGCAGTTCTCGAAGGCGCTCTACCTGCAGCGCATCAACGGCTGGACCCGCTTCGTCACGATGCAGGACCACTACAACCTCATCAACCGCGAGGAAGAGCGCGAGATGTACGGGCTGTGCGCGGACCAGGGCATCGGCGTGCTGCCGTGGAGCCCGCTCGCGCGCGGCAAGCTCGCCCGGCCGTGGGACGAGACGACGTCGCGCTCCGAGTCGGACTCCTTCGGCAAGACCCTCTACGGCACGCTGGATTCCGACCGGCGTGTCTCGGACGCCGTCGGCGCCGTCGCGGAAGCGCGCGGTGTGCCCCGCGCCCAGGTGGCCCTCGCCTGGGTGTCGCGCAATCCCGTGGTGTCCGCGCCGATCGTCGGCGTGGGCAAGCCGCGCCACCTCGAGGACGCCCTGGCCTCGCTGGACCTCGAACTGACGGAGGACGAGGTCCGCGCCCTGGAGGAGCACTACGTTCCCCACGCGCTCGTCGGCTTCTGA
- a CDS encoding ScbR family autoregulator-binding transcription factor, with protein MAPQERAVATRSAIIRAAAAVFEEHGYGGTSIATVATRAGVTKGALYFHFAAKEDLAMAVIGEQQAIASAEGARVHALGRPALETMILIGRVFALQLIEHSVMRAGVRLMFEASAFGHDVHQPYLDWTSRFSEFARTAIQDGDLRPDLDAEAFARLVVGAYTGVQMVSNILTGRADVLDRLGDLWEMLLPGVVARDLQDDVPRYVALFRKGLE; from the coding sequence GTGGCGCCGCAGGAACGCGCCGTGGCCACCCGGTCGGCGATCATCCGCGCGGCTGCCGCTGTGTTCGAGGAGCATGGCTACGGCGGCACCTCCATTGCAACGGTGGCGACGCGCGCCGGGGTCACCAAGGGGGCGCTGTACTTCCATTTCGCTGCCAAGGAGGACCTCGCCATGGCCGTGATCGGGGAGCAGCAGGCCATCGCCTCGGCGGAGGGCGCCCGGGTGCACGCCCTGGGACGGCCCGCCCTGGAGACGATGATCCTGATCGGTCGCGTTTTCGCGCTGCAGCTCATCGAGCATTCGGTCATGCGCGCAGGGGTCCGGCTGATGTTCGAGGCATCGGCCTTCGGGCACGATGTCCATCAGCCGTACCTCGACTGGACCTCCCGGTTCAGCGAGTTCGCGCGCACGGCCATCCAGGACGGCGACCTGCGTCCCGACCTCGACGCCGAGGCGTTCGCCCGTCTGGTCGTCGGCGCCTACACCGGGGTGCAGATGGTCTCGAACATCCTTACCGGCAGGGCGGACGTCCTCGACCGGCTCGGCGACCTGTGGGAGATGCTGCTGCCGGGAGTTGTGGCCAGGGATCTGCAGGACGATGTGCCGCGATACGTGGCCCTCTTCCGCAAGGGCCTCGAATAA
- a CDS encoding AI-2E family transporter, which produces MTRANSPDTSPAAVRPRRWRPRAAPGATESHGSSVARRFRPHAFSDGLRVSAAWTGRSIVVLAGLVILWYLTRALWSIILPTLFALLLASVLWPVNRFLRRGLPKVLAALVTLFGFIGIVVGIGALTVPSIASGITDLSGLARDNVADLIDFIARPPLNLDAANLDGIVDTALGQLQANVGNVVTGITTGLSELTSGTVVVLLALVFTFFCLKDGDRFLPWASRWTNSTAYAHASTIASGSWKTLSSYIFAQATVALVDAVFIGLGLVLLHIPLAIPLAVLVFFSAFIPVVGAIVSGLVATLVAFLAYGWLTALIVLGLVVLVQQLESNFIQPLLVGRTLEIHPAVVLASVTAGGTLFGIIGAFLAVPTTAVAIVVLRYLRDLSIENRPETGVASGNPDAVPANPSDDTAAGRMPDAALPTSGAVGHRSEQAGD; this is translated from the coding sequence GTGACACGCGCGAACTCCCCTGACACCTCTCCAGCCGCAGTCCGCCCCCGGCGGTGGAGGCCGCGCGCCGCGCCGGGCGCCACCGAATCGCACGGCTCCTCGGTGGCCCGCCGCTTCCGGCCCCACGCCTTCTCTGACGGGCTCAGAGTCAGTGCCGCGTGGACGGGACGCAGCATCGTCGTCCTCGCGGGCCTGGTGATCCTCTGGTACCTCACCCGGGCGCTGTGGTCGATCATCCTGCCGACGCTGTTCGCGCTGCTGCTGGCCTCGGTCCTCTGGCCGGTCAACCGGTTCCTCCGCAGGGGCCTCCCGAAGGTCCTCGCCGCGCTCGTGACGCTGTTCGGGTTCATCGGCATCGTCGTCGGGATCGGTGCTCTGACCGTCCCGTCCATCGCGAGCGGTATCACCGATCTCTCGGGTCTGGCCCGGGACAACGTCGCTGACCTCATCGACTTCATCGCGCGTCCGCCGCTGAACCTGGATGCGGCGAACCTCGACGGCATCGTCGACACCGCCCTGGGGCAACTGCAGGCGAATGTCGGGAACGTCGTCACCGGCATCACCACGGGCCTGAGCGAATTGACCTCGGGAACCGTCGTCGTGCTGCTGGCACTCGTCTTCACGTTCTTCTGCCTCAAGGACGGGGACCGCTTCCTGCCGTGGGCGTCCCGCTGGACCAACTCCACGGCCTACGCCCATGCCTCCACGATCGCGAGCGGCTCCTGGAAGACGCTGTCCTCCTACATCTTCGCGCAGGCGACCGTCGCGCTGGTGGACGCCGTGTTCATCGGGCTGGGCCTCGTCCTGCTGCACATCCCGCTCGCCATCCCGCTGGCCGTGCTGGTGTTCTTCTCCGCATTCATCCCGGTGGTCGGAGCCATCGTCTCCGGCCTCGTCGCGACCCTCGTGGCCTTCCTCGCCTACGGGTGGCTCACGGCCCTGATCGTGCTCGGGCTGGTGGTGCTCGTGCAGCAGCTCGAGAGCAACTTCATCCAGCCCCTGCTCGTGGGGCGGACGCTCGAGATCCACCCGGCGGTCGTCCTGGCGTCCGTCACGGCGGGCGGCACGCTGTTCGGCATCATCGGGGCGTTCCTCGCCGTCCCGACGACCGCGGTGGCCATCGTGGTGCTTCGGTACCTGCGCGACCTGTCCATCGAAAACCGGCCGGAGACCGGCGTCGCCTCCGGGAATCCCGATGCGGTCCCCGCCAACCCGTCGGACGACACGGCAGCCGGACGCATGCCGGATGCCGCCCTGCCGACCAGCGGGGCCGTGGGGCACCGATCGGAGCAGGCCGGTGACTAG
- a CDS encoding D-2-hydroxyacid dehydrogenase, which produces MTRRPVVAVLEGERPVRGLERVAELADVRVAQAPTLDRALDGADVLYLWDYFSGALPAAWHAAGSLRWLHVAAAGVDKLLFPELVASDVVVTNAHGIFDQPMAEYVLGAMLYAAKGFGPLHDQQRDARWVWREGRNIAGSRALVVGTGSIGRHTARLLKAVGVHVEGAGRTAAEHDDDFGSVHASADLASVVGGFDWVVLVAPLTPATENLVSAAVIGAMKPSAVLINVGRGRLVDEAALVDSLQTGTLAGAVLDTVAVEPLPPDHPLWSLPTVLVTPHMASNADSWLDDLAVQFERNFLLWVEGRPLPGVVDKVLGYVPSRPGQGS; this is translated from the coding sequence GTGACTAGGCGGCCCGTGGTGGCGGTGCTCGAGGGCGAACGGCCGGTGCGGGGACTCGAGCGCGTCGCGGAACTCGCCGACGTGCGGGTGGCGCAGGCGCCGACACTGGACAGGGCCCTCGACGGCGCCGACGTGCTCTACCTCTGGGACTACTTCTCCGGGGCCCTGCCCGCCGCGTGGCATGCGGCCGGTTCCCTGCGCTGGCTGCACGTGGCCGCAGCCGGGGTGGACAAGCTCCTCTTCCCGGAACTCGTGGCGTCCGACGTCGTGGTGACCAACGCGCACGGCATCTTCGACCAGCCCATGGCGGAGTACGTCCTCGGCGCCATGCTGTACGCCGCGAAAGGCTTCGGTCCGCTGCACGACCAGCAGCGGGACGCCCGGTGGGTGTGGCGCGAGGGCCGCAACATCGCCGGCTCCCGGGCCCTGGTCGTGGGGACGGGCAGCATCGGCCGGCACACCGCGCGGCTCCTGAAGGCCGTGGGGGTGCACGTCGAGGGGGCGGGGCGGACGGCGGCGGAGCACGACGACGATTTCGGCTCCGTGCACGCTTCCGCCGACCTGGCCTCCGTGGTCGGCGGCTTCGACTGGGTCGTCCTCGTGGCGCCGCTGACCCCTGCCACCGAGAACCTCGTGAGCGCCGCCGTGATCGGGGCGATGAAGCCTTCCGCCGTCCTCATCAACGTGGGCCGCGGCCGGCTCGTGGATGAGGCGGCCCTCGTGGACAGCCTGCAGACCGGGACGCTGGCGGGCGCTGTCCTCGACACCGTCGCCGTCGAGCCGCTGCCCCCGGACCATCCGCTGTGGTCCCTGCCGACGGTGCTCGTCACCCCGCACATGGCGAGCAATGCCGATTCCTGGCTGGACGACCTCGCCGTGCAGTTCGAGCGGAACTTCCTGCTCTGGGTGGAGGGGCGGCCCCTGCCCGGCGTCGTCGACAAGGTCCTCGGGTACGTACCGTCCCGGCCCGGGCAGGGTTCCTAG
- a CDS encoding NAD-dependent epimerase/dehydratase family protein, which translates to MTTYIVTGAGPVGWTVAEQLAARGDSVRILTRSGSGPDHPLIERRRVDVSDAALLASAIAGASAIFHCVHGSSYSADTWKRELPTAEAVVLEAAGRQGAVVVFPESLYSYSHPESVMTEDSERSAAGGKRGVRTALLAARAASSTDTVSVVASDFFGPRVRMAHAGERMVPAVLGGKRIQVIGNPDAPHSFTYVPDLAAAMIAAADLPRTRNRVLHAPTLPALTQRALAEAVATTAGIGAPRLTGTPGRLVRALGVVMPSMRELGELSYQFDRPFVLDSSASERVLGLSPTPLDTAVAETVQWWRGEPAAA; encoded by the coding sequence ATGACCACCTACATCGTCACCGGAGCAGGACCGGTCGGATGGACCGTCGCCGAGCAACTCGCGGCACGGGGTGATTCGGTACGCATCCTCACGCGGTCCGGCAGCGGCCCCGATCATCCGCTCATCGAGAGGCGTCGAGTCGACGTGTCCGACGCAGCCCTCCTCGCGTCCGCCATCGCCGGAGCCTCCGCCATCTTCCACTGCGTCCACGGCAGCTCCTACAGCGCCGACACCTGGAAGCGCGAACTCCCCACAGCCGAGGCCGTGGTGCTCGAGGCAGCAGGCCGGCAGGGCGCCGTCGTCGTGTTCCCCGAGAGCCTGTACTCGTACAGCCACCCCGAGAGCGTCATGACGGAGGACAGTGAGCGTTCAGCCGCGGGCGGCAAGCGCGGAGTCCGTACCGCCCTCCTGGCCGCGAGGGCGGCGTCCTCGACCGACACCGTCTCCGTGGTCGCGTCCGACTTCTTCGGCCCCCGGGTCCGGATGGCGCACGCCGGTGAGCGGATGGTGCCCGCCGTACTGGGCGGGAAGCGGATCCAGGTCATCGGCAACCCCGATGCCCCGCACTCGTTCACCTACGTCCCGGATCTTGCGGCCGCCATGATCGCGGCCGCGGACCTGCCGCGTACGCGGAACCGGGTGCTGCATGCCCCGACCCTTCCCGCACTCACCCAGCGCGCGCTCGCCGAGGCGGTCGCGACCACCGCCGGGATCGGCGCGCCCCGGCTGACCGGCACGCCGGGCCGGCTGGTGCGTGCACTCGGCGTCGTGATGCCGTCCATGCGGGAGCTGGGCGAGCTGTCCTACCAGTTCGACCGGCCGTTCGTCCTGGACTCCTCGGCATCGGAGCGGGTGCTGGGCCTGTCACCCACTCCGCTGGATACCGCCGTCGCGGAGACGGTGCAGTGGTGGCGCGGTGAGCCGGCCGCCGCCTAG
- a CDS encoding glycosyltransferase 87 family protein — translation MRIRLPHPETRNRARSVWLFFALLHVGFLARLLPFILGGDVLSDLRFYREWADQALNDGVWQGIDTAWVYPVGALVPMVVATVFGSSLYQLAWFLLFAGLNAVGTAALIRQRTPSSFTAAYWWLAATALLGPVAVGRIDGLTAPLVVAALLIVAARPFVASLVLSAATWMKVWPAAVVLASLVTLRRGRLRILGAGVALTAGIAGVVAALGDIRNLTGFLSAQGARGMQLEAPLSTPGVWQAITGTSGAYFFEDEVINTMEVRGALSGLVGGLMTPLLALTVVLVAAFLAIALHRGARADALLATGSLALVSTLVVFNKVGSPQFMLWIAAVIAAGLVLDRAAEWRYPAIAMLVTAGLTTLVYPVFYDALRYELNPAVAVLLTLRNLLVVSIFLWSLVRLGRLTAKAGVPAVAGPTTGA, via the coding sequence GTGCGCATCCGCCTGCCCCATCCGGAGACCCGCAACCGTGCGCGCTCGGTCTGGCTGTTCTTCGCCCTTCTCCATGTGGGGTTCCTCGCGCGGCTGCTGCCCTTCATCCTCGGCGGCGACGTGCTCAGTGACCTCCGGTTCTACCGTGAGTGGGCGGACCAGGCCCTGAACGACGGCGTCTGGCAGGGCATCGACACCGCCTGGGTCTATCCCGTGGGTGCCCTCGTGCCGATGGTCGTGGCGACGGTCTTCGGCTCCTCCCTGTACCAGCTCGCCTGGTTCCTCCTCTTCGCCGGCCTCAACGCCGTCGGCACCGCGGCCCTGATCCGGCAGCGCACGCCGTCGTCGTTCACCGCCGCGTACTGGTGGCTTGCGGCCACGGCGCTCCTCGGGCCGGTGGCGGTCGGAAGGATCGACGGCCTGACCGCGCCCCTGGTGGTGGCCGCACTGCTCATCGTCGCCGCACGCCCGTTCGTGGCATCACTCGTGCTCAGCGCGGCGACGTGGATGAAGGTGTGGCCAGCCGCCGTCGTGCTCGCGTCGCTCGTCACCCTCCGGCGGGGGCGGCTCCGCATCCTCGGCGCCGGCGTCGCGCTCACCGCGGGCATCGCGGGCGTCGTCGCGGCCTTGGGCGACATCCGCAACCTCACCGGCTTCCTCAGCGCCCAGGGCGCGCGCGGCATGCAGCTGGAGGCTCCGCTGAGCACTCCCGGGGTGTGGCAGGCGATCACCGGAACGTCGGGCGCCTACTTCTTCGAGGACGAGGTCATCAACACCATGGAGGTGCGGGGTGCGCTGAGCGGGCTGGTCGGGGGCCTGATGACGCCGTTGCTCGCCCTGACCGTCGTCCTGGTCGCCGCATTCCTCGCGATCGCGCTCCACCGCGGCGCTCGGGCCGACGCCCTGCTCGCCACCGGGTCACTGGCCCTCGTGAGTACGCTCGTGGTCTTCAACAAGGTCGGCTCGCCGCAGTTCATGCTGTGGATCGCGGCCGTGATCGCCGCCGGACTCGTGCTCGACCGCGCGGCCGAATGGCGCTACCCGGCGATCGCGATGCTGGTGACCGCCGGCCTGACCACCCTCGTCTATCCGGTCTTCTACGACGCCCTGCGCTACGAGCTCAACCCGGCCGTCGCCGTCCTGCTCACCCTCCGCAACCTGCTGGTGGTCAGCATCTTCCTCTGGTCCCTGGTACGGCTGGGACGCCTGACGGCGAAGGCGGGCGTGCCTGCGGTCGCCGGCCCGACTACGGGTGCCTGA